A genomic window from Cucumis melo cultivar AY chromosome 8, USDA_Cmelo_AY_1.0, whole genome shotgun sequence includes:
- the LOC127150436 gene encoding uncharacterized protein LOC127150436, whose translation MSYRRSSFMETDDMFLQFEEDLDNIAGGSSSVGDNTGSSSQQTTPTPRRRAQSRLLELERHVAINGRIPMTIAPGAEKPISPHAVRFSQAIGVCVRKTFPVRCLKWTDVGREYIEVVKGDLQRFFVLDFNDQAMNRFVEHQMLTTFKEFQADCHKHFKKYSDPEEARANPPNALVGRDEDWHFLCDHYISRAFQEQSRTNKAARQKQPYNHSSGSKSFLQRQYELAERRGQPVDRVELFRETHVRAGTFVSQAAEDAHNQMLELQSQPTPEGSQPLSEDEICDQVLGRRPGYSKGLGWGPKPKARRTASASSSSTSCSQSTQKEIELQAKLHEALERIEVQDRNHQALASQVEAMKKMIEDLTRA comes from the exons atgtcatatcgacgatcaagttttatggagacggacgatatgttcctccagtttgaggaggatttagataacattgcgggagggtcgtcatctgtgggcgacaatacgg ggtcttcttctcaacaaacgaccccgactcctaggagacgtgcgcagtctcgactcttggagttagagcgccacgttgcaataaatgggcgcattccgatgacgatcgcccctggagcggagaagcctatttctccacacgccgttcgcttcagccaagcgataggcgtgtgcgtgcgaaagacatttcccgtccgctgtcttaagtggacggacgttgggagagaatacattgaggtcgtcaagggcgacctccag cgattctttgtgcttgatttcaacgatcaagcaatgaacaggtttgttgagcatcagatgctcacgacctttaaagagttccaggccgactgtcataaacatttcaaaaagtacagcgacccggaggaggctcgtgccaacccaccaaacgcattggttggacgtgatgaggattggcacttcctctgcgaccattatatcagccgtgcattccag gagcaatcacggacaaacaaggctgctcgacagaagcagccttacaatcatagtagcgggtcgaagtcgtttctacaacgacagtatgagctcgctgaaagaagagggcagccggtcgatcgtgtggaattgttccgggaaacacacgttcgagctgggacattcgtgtcgcaggccgccgaggatgcgcat aatcaaatgctggaactccaatcccagcctaccccagagggtagtcagccactctctgaggatgagatatgcgatcaggtgttgggtcgacgaccaggctactcaaaaggccttggttggggacccaagccgaaggcccgcagaacggcaagtgcaagcagttcgtcgacatcttgttcgcagtccacacaaaaagagattgaattacaagctaaacttcatgaagctttggaacggattgaagtacaagatagaaatcaccaagcattagcttcacaagtggaagctatgaaaaagatgattgaagacctaactcgtgcataa
- the LOC103502190 gene encoding CBL-interacting serine/threonine-protein kinase 14 yields the protein MPAFHDDTPPPGLPRADSLPEGILFGKYELGKLLGCGAFAKVYHGRNVLTGQSVAIKAVNKLKVLKGGFTAHVKREIAIMRRLRHPNVVRLFEVLATKTKIYFVMEYAKGGELFGKVSKGRFSENLSRRYFQQLITAVGYCHSRGIFHRDLKPENLLLDDNFDLRVSDFGLSALADQIRPDGLLHTLCGTPAYVAPEILAKKGYDGAKIDVWSCGIILYVLTAGYLPFNDSNLMSMYRKIYRGDFRCPKWTSPDLQRFLSRLLDTNPETRITVDEIQRDPWFVKGFQEEKFQFQELIEDPASEVYGDVNNSKYLNAFDLISFSPGFDLTGLIKETEFSSCVERFLSAESPEKIITRVEEVTKSENAAVEKNGWGVKVEGLDGGFVVVIDIFRLTEELVVVEIKNRVRETDQDGDQRWKDVLRPQLECLIYRSD from the coding sequence ATGCCGGCCTTCCACGACGACACCCCTCCCCCGGGTCTCCCCCGTGCCGACTCCTTGCCCGAGGGAATTCTCTTCGGTAAGTACGAACTCGGCAAGCTTCTTGGTTGTGGAGCTTTTGCCAAGGTCTACCACGGAAGAAACGTCCTCACAGGACAGAGTGTCGCCATTAAAGCTGTTAACAAACTCAAGGTTCTCAAAGGCGGTTTCACAGCGCATGTTAAGAGAGAAATCGCTATCATGCGCCGTCTCCGTCATCCCAACGTCGTCCGTCTCTTTGAAGTTCTAGCCACCAAGACCAAGATTTATTTCGTTATGGAGTATGCTAAAGGAGGTGAGCTCTTCGGGAAAGTTTCTAAAGGAAGGTTCAGTGAGAATCTCAGTCGTCGGTATTTTCAGCAGTTGATTACCGCCGTTGGATATTGTCATTCTCGAGGGATTTTTCATCGTGATTTGAAACCGGAGAATCTCCTTCTCGATGACAATTTCGATCTCAGAGTCTCGGATTTTGGGCTTAGTGCTCTTGCAGATCAGATTCGCCCCGATGGATTGCTTCATACGCTTTGTGGAACTCCGGCTTACGTCGCACCGGAGATTCTCGCTAAGAAAGGCTACGACGGCGCTAAAATCGATGTCTGGTCTTGTGGTATAATCCTCTATGTTCTTACTGCTGGATATCTTCCTTTCAACGATTCCAATTTAATGTCCATGTATCGGAAGATTTACAGAGGCGATTTCCGTTGCCCTAAGTGGACGTCTCCAGATCTGCAACGGTTTTTATCCAGACTTCTCGATACGAATCCCGAGACAAGGATTACTGTTGATGAGATTCAAAGAGATCCGTGGTTTGTGAAGGGATTTCAAGAGGAGAAGTTTCAATTTCAAGAACTCATCGAAGATCCTGCTTCCGAGGTTTACGGTGATGTGAACAATTCGAAATATTTGAATGCTTTTGATCTAATTTCGTTCTCACCTGGATTCGATTTGACTGGATTGATTAAAGAGACGGAGTTTTCTTCCTGCGTCGAGCGGTTTCTGTCCGCCGAATCGCCTGAGAAGATTATTACGAGGGTTGAGGAGGTTACAAAGTCGGAAAATGCAGCGGTGGAGAAGAACGGTTGGGGAGTGAAAGTGGAAGGACTTGACGGTGGATTCGTGGTGGTGATAGATATTTTCCGGCTGACGGAGGAATTGGTGGTAGTTGAGATTAAGAACAGAGTGAGGGAAACAGATCAAGATGGTGATCAAAGATGGAAAGATGTATTGAGACCTCAACTTGAGTGTTTAATCTACCGGTCGGATTGA